Part of the Apostichopus japonicus isolate 1M-3 chromosome 18, ASM3797524v1, whole genome shotgun sequence genome, CTGAAGGGAAGTGGAATATTAGATGATGGAacaactactgtaatttgaTTAGAAGGCATTGAGTTATATGTGAAACTACAGCGTTCATTTGATTGCTGCTAAATTCATCCACTGGCTTTAGAATGTTTGTGGTCTACAGTAGCATCTATAAATGTGTTGCAGCTGGCCAACTAATTTCTACGAATGGAACCAAGGTAACTAGGAATTTGGGGTTTGCCTGATGTATACGCCTAGACGATTGTTACCTCTCAATAAATATGGTCCAAACAAGTGCTGATAGTCATAATCGATTTACCTcagtagtcgcgattacactttggaagttcgaTTGATGGCCAGCTCACACCCTAAATTGCGATAAGTGGACTACAAGCTAGCACTAAACATaatctgcttttgaaaaatagcctaacctatcaaagACAGcactaaagcagtttgtcagcaaatatggCAAAAGAACAGGTTCTCACAATGCTGCACTAGCACTGCTGTGTTAAAAATCGACAAGCACCTGCTCCGGTTAGATTCATGCGTTTGCTTGTCAGTAATACGCTAGgtctgcagtgcaacattcagtCCAAGCAATGTTTGATTATTGTGCATAGTCGCAAATTTGTAAGTTATAattgccaaagtatttgtcatttcttcaaacatgtttacagtTACTTCATTACTGGCCTGGTTCACATTTATTGAATGTCTAATCTAGTGTGTCGATTGCAGTGTAGTTTAATTGTGCAAAATATGTGCCTGCCAGCCCATCGTGTAGGCTAGAGCCTAACCTAGAATGTTGAACATcctacagaaaactcttgcatactaATCACACCGCTACAAGGTGTTACATCTATCATTGTTTGCCTTCATTAGTGCTAGTAGTGTATTAGCCTCGTAgattcattcaaatttcaaaagttcTAGATTAACtatgaaggattttaagaaacGTTGTTTATTGAAAGTTGTTCAACAGTTTCTGTTTGGTAGATGTattaacatgatttagacaccacacgttaagacatgaaagaacaaataaagacGGTGCACCATGGAGAGagatttgttttgactgtatttctgcaatgtaaaaatgacagtgatgacgcaataactgtaaccgagtacAGTAATCGTGATTCATCGACTACAAAAGAAAGAGTCGACTATCAACACTAGTCCAAACAGTAGGCTGTGAAGGTCTACCTATTTTATTTACCTATCATATGCCACTTACCTATAATTGCATCCGTACACCCATACTTATACTGTACTTGTATTTTGaaccttggttgagaaattgcTGTACCAATGGCGTACCATGTCTGTAATCTTTATGTTAATATAAAACTGGTTTctaatttttttgcttttatttccAGATAGATGATGACTTTGAAGGTTATCCAATCGATATGTTTTGTGTTCCTAAACATTACTACAACTATGTTGAAAACATCTTGATACCACGGGGTGTGATTGCAGACAGGTGAGTTTACCTTGCCTCTCCAgccaaccccctcccacccattCTCCCATCCTATCCACATCACTGGAATGGTTCATATTTATACTTAATATGATCTTGGGCAATAATCCTCCTGAGGGGTAGtcatagcaacaacaaaaattgccaAGTTCTTCGTCTGATGTGGTAAGCTGTAGTGCTTTCAAAGTCAAAGTCATGGTATGAACTACGACTCACACATAATGAATCAGATTTTTAGTCTGATTTAGGTAAAACATCCGTTTCAGGATTTCCTTCCTTTTCTCTGGTTATCATGTGACATAAATTTCCTTTGCTGTTATTCTGGATTTAACTTTATCATTTGTGTAAACTTGTAGCTCTTCAGTGATGTGCACAGGACTTAAAAAGGTGGGTGGGCCAAATTGTAATCACCCCCCCAAGGAGTTAGGTAGGGGCATACAAGTAATGGATGGGCTGtagaagtataaaaaaaaacactgctattgttggatatgtctgcgctttataaatcctcaatattatatgataataaataataataattatatatatttataataataaaaataataaatatgataattaatcataataattatattatattataatattatttaaatcatCAGAACAGAGAGACTGGCTAAGGATATTTGGGATGCCCTAGGAGATGGCAGACCAATCGTGGTCCTCTGTGTCCTGAAGGGTGGTTATCAGTTCTGCTCGGATCTGATGGATTACATCAAGGCTTTTAACCGTCATGCCTCAAAGTCGGTACCAATGAGGGTGGATTTTATCAGGTTAAAGAGCTATGAGGTAAGCCAGCTACAGACTACTTTGACAATGTTCAAAATTTCTGCTCTCAGAGTGGCCTTAATTATATGAATGCTTAAAAGAGATGGGCCTGTGTCTGATGGTGTTACTTCGATATGAGATTTTTCATATCGATGTGTTGTAGTTCTTGTTCTCCCACACAAAAAAACGATATCTTTAATTCTTAATGTAAAATTACAAAACGGCATGTGCTCCTCGGTCGCAATGGGCAGTGCACACACAATGTAACCTAAGTTAGGAAAACTATCGTTGCCAGTAAGACACAAGTTTTGACCTCAGTTTCTTAGATCTGACAATCCACTTTTACAACCAACTTACAGGAAACAGTTCAACAACAATTAGTAAACACCAACTTAGGATGCCATCGTAGTGATAccagcaaaacaaaaataattactTTTGATTGGTTGCCAACATGGTTGACAAGCATTGTTCTGATTTGATTTTACTTGTTGTTGTTTCTGATTGTCAGTTTAAGTATCGTATTAACGTTTAGGCTAGATTTGGAAATGATATTGAGATGTAAAATTCATATTaataagtactgtacattaccAATATGGTAATATTGCAACAGCACTAGCACCTGAGCCTAACAGGAATATCAGTTATAAGCTAGGTTAGCTCCTCAGTGTTGTACTTAGCAGTTCGGGTCTTAGGGGTCATTGCAAAACCAGAAAGGCAACATCGATGACGATGTAGGCTGTAGTTCTGTGTGGTCAAGTGGAACTGGTTAGCTCCTCAGTGTTGTACTTAGCAGAAGGGTCTTAGGGGTCATTGCAAAACCAGAAAGGCAATATCGATGATGATGTAGGGCTGTAGTTCTGTGTGGTCAAGTCGAACTTATTATTGCTCTGCACTTCATCCACCTCCTAAAAGTGATTTCGAAGTAGACAACACCTTGCCATTGATGGACCTAGATCTGATAGATCTATGGCATCACAAGCAGTAAATTAGTATCATactaaagaaatacaaaaaataagGGTATTAAAGATGGTGTAGTCGTTTCCTTACAGCTTTGTCAAAATGATATATATGCAGTTAACATCATGTTTAATGTTACAGAAGAGCTCTGTAGACTGAAATCAATAAGcaaatgttgatttttttcctCTATGTACAAGAATGTACAGACATCCTGTACATTTGTTTTCCATACACTGTAACActctgatatattatatatcactAGTTGTAGAGCAAACTAATCTATGTTAAGGTCTTTCacaatagcatatatattttgcaggaaaattcagggaataattcatATGGTATAACACTGCAAAACCCCTATGCAAAAGTGGCAGATTGCTATACAAATCCAAATAGGTACAGCAGTGTTTATTTTGTACAAAGGAACCACCGTATATTATAAGAGGAAGTCTAAatccttcaaaactgctacacagaATTTGTTATTCACTGACGTTTGTTCACACAGATAGACTCTGTGTTAGCAGTGTAGGTGGTTTGTTTCACTGTGCACTGTGTAATGTAATCGTTTCCTTGTTTAATTCTAGTGTGTTGTTGAAGTCTTTCATATTAAGTAATGCTGTTAAATGCACGTTGACATGTCACATCGTTTCCGTCTTTCCATTTTTCAGAATGACAGGTCCACCGGTGAGATCAAGGTCATTGGTGGTGACAACTTACAATCCTTGGAAGATAAAAATATTCTAATTGTTGAGGTGAGGATGGAATTcccaaatgaatattcataatctaTAGATCTGCATATAAGGAGAGGAGATCAGTATTGCCACCAAATATTCCAGAAAGTCTCTCCACCACCTCTCTCACGAAACAAAGTAAAGTGCTTTATATAACCAACACAGTTAATTGTCTAATTGAGGTCTCCTCAGTGACTGGAAATTATTTAGATGGTCATAACATcctgaaaaaatgtttttcaaaccTTTTAAATTTCAGCAATTTTAACATGCTACAAAATTGGGACCAAAACTGATGGCTTTTGAAGCTAATTAAATATAGCCATTAGAGATAATACACTTCTGGTCATAGCTAAATTTCACTACAGTTGTTTGCTTAATTAAAGTAGCTATGTATTCTTTATGAAGGTAAGAAATTATTTCTGATCATGGAAGAGGTAGAAAGTGTTCAGGTTTGTAACTATGGTTACGTAAGCCCATTGTGCCACCTTCTTACCTATCTTGTTTATACTTTTGCACTGTTACATCTGTCTGGTCTACAATGTCACTTACATCAGTCACTTAGTTATAGTTATGTCATTCTGTGTATTAAGTGAGACACATCAGCTGCTTGCATTGACACCTTGAGTTGTCAACTATGCTATCTGTCTGGGAAACTATGACCCCGACCTCAAAAATAAACGGAGTAGACTATTTATTAGGAAAAGTAGTTTGATCAGATTGACTTTTCCGTTTTATGATCAGTTAGAATAAACACTGTAAAACATTGAAGTTTTAAGTAAATTGCATTCACACGCTTAGCTGTAAATATTGTGTTCATTTTTATGTGATGCGCTGTCTTTCCTTGTTCCTGAATGGGCTACTACGTATAGCTTATTACCTTGTACTACATGACATGtatgatactgtatatgtatagaAATATGTGGTGGTGTGATGTAAACAGAATTGACAAGGTAATTTTCGAAAGCAATGGTCTCATCATGTGAGAGGATGGTTATAAAATGCCTGTGCCAGAAATTAATttggttaaatattaataagCATAATTTACTATATATTAACATTTCTTTTATGCTCTCTCAATATGAACAGTGAACCTACTCACCCCAGGATTGTACATAATAAATCCACATCATGTTATCTCACTTTTTTGCCTTTTCTATATTTCAGGATATTATAGATACTGGTAACACCATGATGAAACTATTGAAGATCGTTAGCGACCATAATCCCAAGAGTGTAAAAGTCTGTAGTCTGCTAGTCAAGAGGACGTCTAGGAGTAACAATTACAAACCAGATTGTTAGTAGTTATATTCTTTCCTTACTAGTATCAGTATATCAtctgtaaaaataaaaacaaaaatgttgacaAACTGTTAATATTCTACAAaacaccatgtatatatatttcaagtaaGAGCTAGGGTAGACCATGgagctgtttatagctccatgggtaGACATAGTAAgtttgacagacagacagatcaATGTGAAATTTGCTCATTGAATGACTCTCCTTAAAACTGAATGACTCTCCTCCTTAAAGTTGAACAACTCTAGTAAACTGAGGACTGGCAGTAGGTTGTTTAgagtgttacatatatatagttcaaaTGTCTAGTCAAATTTCATCTTTATCGACTGTTCTTGTTGTGATTGAAGGATTCTTCATATTATTTCAATAATCTGAGCTAATGAGAGTCAATATGTTAATTTTTGATACATGATGTGAAATTTTATGGATCAAGTGACTTTCCACCTGACCACTTACAGCCTTCCATTTACTGTATTGCATAATACCagattggtgggggggggtgttagtTGTTTGGGGGGTCAGTGTATCAGATGTGGGCCAGACCTATTACTGACATTAGAGTAACTTGATATGTCTGTATTTGGCAAATAAACTTTCATTTTGTAAGTGCTGTTTATTCTTCCCCTCTTTTGCAGATTTTGGTTTTGAAGTTCCTGACAAATTCCTGGTTGGCTATGCATTAGATTATAACGAGTATTACAGAGATTTAGAGGTAAGTTTGCGCACTTCCATACATCTAACGATCAAAAACCAAGTTACTTTGCCTTTagaatgtatttttttgttaacTACGAAAACACCAAAATTGCAAAGCCACCTGCTTAATGACTTAATCGGATATTAAAAGCTGCAGGCTTAAAAACAGGACCAATAAGATGGGTTTTACGTGCAGGTAATTCACATGTCAGTGAAGTCAACTTTGGGCCATAGTAATGTTAGCAGAGGCTTGTGTTACAATTACAACCTCTGTGGATTTCAAAATAAAGCTAGCTGGGCTGTTCACTGTTCGTAtcaaatgattttaacaaggtgAGATCGGTAAATTTCTTGTATTTATTGTAACCATATCTCCCAACATTGTTACGTATGATACATATATTGTCATCAACTTTAAGTAGGCCATGCCACTATCATGCGACTTTAAAATGttggctaggcctaacttatggctgtatgcattgtatgtatGCAATTTACAATGGGACGTTCAGTTGCATGTTGATCGAATGTACTGGCTACCTCTGTGGTAGCAGGGGGTATGTTTTTTCAAAAGAATAACAACTTTGTACCAACCATAAACTTgcaaaaaggagagaaaaattTGCCCTGTCAAGGAACGTACCAAATTATttagttaattattttattgtccACACCATGAATGGAGGGTTATACCAACATGAACTATCAGATCTTTAAGGGGTGTTTATTTTGATTGTGTGCTTTTGTCGAgttgaaataaatgtgatagTACGTTCCACATATAATTTAGTCGTCCTTCGGACAACCTCTAATGcaattttggttgtccaaaagAAATTTTAGTCGTCTCGGACAACCA contains:
- the LOC139958374 gene encoding hypoxanthine-guanine phosphoribosyltransferase-like isoform X2, with product MEPVIDDDFEGYPIDMFCVPKHYYNYVENILIPRGVIADRTERLAKDIWDALGDGRPIVVLCVLKGGYQFCSDLMDYIKAFNRHASKSVPMRVDFIRLKSYENDRSTGEIKVIGGDNLQSLEDKNILIVEDIIDTGNTMMKLLKIVSDHNPKSVKVCSLLVKRTSRSNNYKPDYFGFEVPDKFLVGYALDYNEYYRDLEHICVINEEGKKAFAV
- the LOC139958374 gene encoding hypoxanthine-guanine phosphoribosyltransferase-like isoform X1, translating into MAKNFIAIDDDFEGYPIDMFCVPKHYYNYVENILIPRGVIADRTERLAKDIWDALGDGRPIVVLCVLKGGYQFCSDLMDYIKAFNRHASKSVPMRVDFIRLKSYENDRSTGEIKVIGGDNLQSLEDKNILIVEDIIDTGNTMMKLLKIVSDHNPKSVKVCSLLVKRTSRSNNYKPDYFGFEVPDKFLVGYALDYNEYYRDLEHICVINEEGKKAFAV